The genomic stretch CACACCGCGCTCACGAAGCGTGTGCAGGACAATCTCCGCGAAATGGTCTCGCCCCAGTTTCCCCGCGAACCCAACCCTGGCACCAAGACGAGCCACGTTGGAAGCGAAGATGGCCGAAGCACTGCCCATGGTTAAGACCATATTCTTGGCGATCTTCTCCTTGCCCATCTCTGGAAAAGAAGCGATATCCTGAAGGATCATATCCACGTTCAACTCACCCACTACGACAATGTCCAGTTCGCTCAAGCCCGGTACTCCTTTCCTTTAAGTAGGGTGATAAATTAAATAGACCGCGAGGTTAGTTAAGGATCACAACCTGAGTGAGATTCTTTGGATTGTCAGGATCTAATCCCTTTGCTATGGAATTGTAATAGCCCAATAACTGGACGGCGGGCATGTAGAGGATCATTCGAGCCTCATC from Candidatus Neomarinimicrobiota bacterium encodes the following:
- a CDS encoding carbohydrate kinase family protein; amino-acid sequence: MSELDIVVVGELNVDMILQDIASFPEMGKEKIAKNMVLTMGSASAIFASNVARLGARVGFAGKLGRDHFAEIVLHTLRERGVDCGGIDQDESTQTGVTVVMTFPHNYAMITYMGAMEEFTLDDVRFDYIRKGRHMHLSSFYLQPGLR